A genomic region of Blattabacterium cuenoti contains the following coding sequences:
- the dapA gene encoding 4-hydroxy-tetrahydrodipicolinate synthase, which produces MKKLYGTGVALVTPFKRDGKIDFEGLEKIVKHVVENKVDYLVVLGTTAETSTLKKEEKKNIIECVKNINHTKLPLILGVGGNNTEDIIEKINNIDLNDFSAILSVSPYYNRPSQEGIYQHFKSIVNNTDAKIIIYNVPKRTGSNILPDTVIRLANDFDHIIGIKEASGNVLQSYKIIEKKPSNFSLISGDDFITLPVILGGGDGVISVIAQGFPQEISKMVSLAKENKVQEAFSIFYKIINMIELIYEEGNPTGIKTLLSLLNICNSYVRLPLINGTSLLKKKIQNHLNFINQKNNINHVQ; this is translated from the coding sequence ATGAAAAAATTATATGGAACAGGTGTAGCGTTGGTTACTCCTTTTAAAAGAGATGGAAAAATTGATTTCGAAGGACTTGAAAAAATTGTAAAACATGTCGTAGAAAATAAAGTGGATTATTTAGTAGTATTAGGTACTACAGCCGAAACGTCTACTTTAAAAAAAGAAGAAAAAAAAAATATAATTGAATGTGTTAAAAATATTAATCATACAAAACTCCCCTTAATATTAGGAGTAGGGGGGAATAATACAGAAGATATTATAGAAAAGATAAATAATATAGATTTGAACGATTTTTCTGCAATTCTTTCTGTTTCTCCATATTATAATAGACCTTCTCAAGAAGGAATATATCAGCATTTTAAATCTATTGTTAATAATACCGATGCTAAAATCATTATTTATAATGTACCTAAGAGAACTGGATCGAATATTCTTCCAGATACAGTTATCAGATTAGCTAATGATTTTGATCATATAATAGGTATAAAAGAAGCTTCTGGAAACGTTTTACAATCTTATAAAATTATCGAAAAAAAACCAAGTAATTTCAGTTTAATATCAGGAGATGATTTTATTACTTTACCTGTTATATTAGGAGGTGGAGATGGAGTTATTTCAGTAATTGCTCAAGGATTTCCACAAGAAATATCTAAAATGGTGTCTTTAGCCAAAGAAAATAAGGTTCAAGAAGCATTCTCTATTTTTTATAAAATTATTAATATGATTGAACTTATTTATGAAGAAGGGAACCCAACAGGAATTAAAACTTTATTAAGTCTTCTAAACATATGTAATTCTTATGTGAGATTACCATTAATAAATGGGACTTCTCTTTTAAAGAAAAAAATACAAAATCATTTAAATTTTATAAATCAAAAAAATAATATAAATCATGTTCAGTGA
- a CDS encoding RNA recognition motif domain-containing protein, producing the protein MDNTKLYVGNLSYEMTEQELKKYFESIGEVTHAKIIFDESTSNKRSKGFGFIEMSNEENAKQAIEKLNGTEFMGRNIIVSAARPRAKKDY; encoded by the coding sequence ATGGACAACACGAAATTATACGTTGGAAATTTATCTTATGAGATGACAGAACAAGAATTAAAAAAATATTTTGAATCTATAGGAGAAGTCACCCATGCGAAAATTATTTTTGATGAATCTACATCCAATAAAAGAAGCAAGGGTTTTGGATTTATAGAGATGTCTAATGAAGAGAATGCAAAACAAGCCATAGAAAAACTAAATGGAACAGAATTTATGGGAAGAAATATTATTGTTTCTGCAGCGAGACCAAGAGCGAAAAAAGACTATTAA
- the pncB gene encoding nicotinate phosphoribosyltransferase, which yields MKYFPIIWSLLDNDFYKFTMQNAIIKLFPYAKAKYELINRGKHSFPNNFANILKGYLKKMAHLKLSNKERIYLEKNCPYLDSSYLDFLEKYQYNPKEVNISQNGKNIQIHIEGLWSRTILWEVPLMATISELYYYLTGAKRISDNEIIFITRKKLAKYKKLNVKIGEYGTRRRYSYEVQKIVLKILKEEGNPFFMGSSNVHLSKIFSIKPLGTHGHEWIMFHAAKYGFNIADRIAMENWLNIYGKNLGIALSDTYTSSVFFQNFDKKLANIFEGIRHDSGNPISFIDETIKHYNKFNINPLQKKIIFSDNLDPYKVANISSFCKKRIDSFFGIGTNFTNDVGQPSMNIVIKMVKALPEKKWISVVKLSNIEEKSTGDKNMIFLAKKILHLSSKN from the coding sequence ATGAAATATTTTCCTATTATATGGTCTTTATTAGACAATGATTTTTATAAATTTACCATGCAAAATGCCATAATAAAATTATTTCCTTATGCAAAGGCAAAATATGAATTGATTAACCGGGGAAAACATTCTTTTCCAAATAATTTTGCAAATATTTTAAAAGGTTATCTCAAAAAAATGGCTCACCTAAAATTATCAAATAAAGAAAGAATTTATCTAGAAAAAAATTGTCCCTATTTAGATTCTTCATACTTAGATTTTTTAGAAAAATATCAATATAATCCAAAAGAAGTTAATATATCTCAGAATGGAAAAAATATACAAATTCATATAGAAGGATTATGGAGTAGAACTATTTTATGGGAAGTACCTTTAATGGCTACAATATCTGAATTATATTACTATTTAACAGGAGCAAAACGTATTTCTGATAATGAAATTATTTTTATAACAAGAAAAAAATTAGCCAAATACAAAAAGTTGAATGTTAAAATCGGTGAGTATGGAACAAGAAGAAGATACTCTTATGAAGTCCAAAAAATAGTCTTAAAAATTTTAAAAGAAGAAGGAAATCCTTTCTTTATGGGAAGTAGTAATGTTCACCTATCCAAAATTTTTTCCATAAAACCTCTTGGAACACATGGACATGAATGGATCATGTTTCATGCAGCTAAATATGGGTTTAATATAGCGGATCGAATAGCTATGGAAAATTGGTTAAATATATATGGAAAAAATCTAGGAATCGCTTTGTCCGATACATATACTTCCTCCGTGTTCTTCCAAAATTTCGATAAAAAACTAGCAAATATTTTCGAAGGAATTAGACATGATAGTGGAAACCCTATTTCATTTATTGATGAAACCATCAAACATTACAATAAATTTAATATAAATCCTCTACAAAAAAAGATTATATTTTCTGATAACTTAGATCCATATAAAGTAGCTAATATTTCTTCTTTTTGCAAGAAAAGAATCGATTCATTTTTTGGGATAGGTACTAATTTTACAAATGATGTAGGACAGCCGTCTATGAACATAGTCATTAAAATGGTAAAAGCTTTACCAGAAAAAAAATGGATCTCCGTTGTTAAACTCTCTAATATAGAAGAAAAATCTACAGGAGATAAAAACATGATTTTTTTGGCTAAAAAAATTCTTCATTTATCATCCAAAAATTAA
- the miaB gene encoding tRNA (N6-isopentenyl adenosine(37)-C2)-methylthiotransferase MiaB: MKKIFLNTLKTPFFYIENYGCQMNVSDTEIIVSILSENGFSLTNDLKKAHIILLNTCAIRKKAELSIKKRLDNLKYLKSKNQKIPLFGILGCLSKSEKHLFSNLIDFSVGPNSYKKIPDIIRLVMINDREKIKKILSFENQNETYENISPSPYTKKITTFLSITRGCDNMCTFCIVPFTRGRERSSSPYSIIKECEKLYENGYKEVTLLGQNVDSYLWVGGGLLKKQIKIDKDNNNEKAVDFSNLLDLLASEIPFMRIRFSTSNPHDMSDRVIEVISKHSNICKHIHLPVQSGSNKILKLMNRKYTREKYLSLIHKIRSIVPECSISHDIITGFCHEEEEDHLETISLMNEVKYDYGYMFSYSPRPGTYAYKKLKDNVPENVKKRRLKEIIDLQRIHSFFRMKKYLGTIQEVLIEGKSKKDNQNWYGRNTQNIVVVFPKKLSKIGEIVFVKITNCTSATLIGRIDDNEDK, translated from the coding sequence ATGAAAAAAATTTTTCTTAATACCTTAAAGACTCCATTTTTTTATATAGAAAACTACGGTTGCCAAATGAATGTATCTGACACTGAAATAATAGTTTCAATTCTATCGGAAAATGGATTTTCATTAACAAATGATTTAAAAAAGGCTCATATAATCCTACTGAATACATGTGCAATACGAAAAAAAGCAGAACTATCCATTAAAAAAAGATTAGATAATCTGAAATATTTAAAATCAAAAAATCAAAAAATTCCATTATTTGGTATTCTAGGATGTTTATCAAAATCAGAAAAACATTTATTTTCAAACTTGATAGATTTTTCTGTAGGTCCAAATTCTTACAAAAAGATACCTGATATCATTCGTTTAGTTATGATAAATGATAGAGAAAAAATAAAAAAAATTCTATCATTTGAAAATCAAAACGAAACATATGAAAATATTAGTCCTTCTCCATATACAAAAAAAATAACTACTTTTTTAAGCATAACAAGAGGATGTGATAATATGTGCACATTTTGTATAGTTCCTTTTACAAGAGGAAGAGAAAGAAGCAGCAGTCCATATTCTATAATTAAGGAATGTGAAAAATTATACGAAAATGGATATAAAGAAGTGACTTTATTAGGTCAAAATGTTGATTCTTATCTTTGGGTTGGTGGAGGGTTGTTAAAAAAACAGATAAAAATAGATAAAGATAATAATAACGAAAAAGCCGTTGATTTTTCAAATCTTTTAGATTTATTAGCTTCAGAAATACCCTTTATGCGAATTCGGTTTTCTACGTCTAATCCTCATGATATGTCTGATAGAGTTATAGAAGTTATTTCAAAACATTCTAACATATGTAAACATATTCATTTACCAGTTCAATCAGGAAGTAATAAAATATTAAAACTGATGAATCGGAAATATACTCGTGAAAAATATCTTTCTTTAATACATAAAATTAGGTCTATAGTGCCTGAATGTTCTATTTCACATGATATTATAACAGGTTTTTGTCATGAAGAAGAAGAAGATCATTTAGAAACTATTAGTTTAATGAATGAAGTAAAATATGACTATGGTTATATGTTTTCTTATTCTCCTAGACCTGGAACCTATGCATACAAAAAATTAAAAGATAATGTTCCAGAAAATGTAAAAAAAAGAAGATTAAAAGAAATTATTGATTTGCAAAGAATTCATTCTTTTTTTCGAATGAAAAAATATTTGGGAACAATACAAGAAGTTTTAATAGAAGGAAAATCCAAAAAAGACAATCAAAATTGGTATGGACGAAATACACAAAATATTGTGGTAGTTTTTCCAAAAAAACTATCAAAAATAGGAGAAATAGTTTTTGTGAAAATAACGAATTGTACATCTGCTACATTAATAGGAAGAATAGATGATAATGAAGATAAATAA
- a CDS encoding sigma-54 interaction domain-containing protein, which translates to MESIHNVKQKFSIVGNDYALHRALEKAIQVAPTDISVLVIGESGVGKEFIPKIIHQFSCRKHHSYIAVNCGAIPEGTIDSELFGHEKGSFTGATSMRKGYFEVVNGGTIFLDEVGELPLTTQVRLLRVLESGEFMKVGSSEIQKTNIRIVAATNLNMIESIQKGKFREDLYYRLNTVQINVPPLRFRKNDIKLLFKKFSNDFAEKYHMPPVKLTEEAFKYLENYPWPGNIRQLKNLTEQVSVVEKKRDISIEKLKEYLPENIPSLSISSSNNEQFFHDFSNERDFIYKVLFDMRKNLNNLKNLTLQLIKSQNNANNNFLEENQQLMEKVFGNMINTSNNPVKSIMEDSIFRLEHSYKSSENDDLDYEEVEEDATNKNESNTFSLQKREIEFIQKALKKNNGKRRKTARELGISERTLYRKIKQYGL; encoded by the coding sequence ATGGAATCTATTCACAATGTAAAACAAAAATTTAGTATTGTTGGAAATGATTATGCTTTACATAGAGCATTAGAAAAGGCTATTCAAGTAGCACCTACAGATATTTCTGTATTAGTTATTGGAGAGAGTGGAGTAGGAAAAGAATTTATTCCAAAAATTATTCATCAATTTTCTTGTAGAAAACATCATTCTTATATTGCTGTAAATTGTGGAGCTATTCCAGAAGGAACAATTGATAGCGAACTATTTGGACATGAAAAAGGATCTTTTACAGGTGCAACAAGCATGCGTAAGGGGTATTTTGAAGTGGTGAATGGTGGAACTATTTTTTTAGATGAGGTTGGCGAGCTTCCTTTAACTACACAAGTTCGTCTTCTTAGAGTTTTAGAATCTGGTGAATTTATGAAAGTAGGATCTTCTGAAATACAAAAAACGAACATACGTATTGTCGCTGCTACTAATTTGAATATGATAGAATCTATTCAAAAAGGAAAATTTAGAGAAGATTTATATTATCGTCTAAATACTGTACAAATTAATGTACCACCCTTACGTTTTCGTAAGAATGATATTAAATTATTGTTTAAAAAATTTTCTAATGATTTTGCTGAAAAATATCACATGCCTCCAGTCAAACTTACTGAAGAAGCCTTTAAGTATTTAGAAAATTATCCTTGGCCTGGAAATATTAGACAATTGAAAAACTTAACAGAACAAGTATCTGTCGTTGAAAAAAAACGTGATATATCTATAGAAAAATTAAAAGAATATCTCCCAGAAAATATTCCTTCTTTATCTATTTCTAGTTCAAATAATGAACAATTTTTTCATGATTTTTCGAATGAAAGAGATTTTATTTATAAAGTTTTGTTTGATATGAGGAAAAATTTGAATAATCTAAAAAATTTAACCTTACAATTGATAAAAAGTCAAAACAATGCTAATAATAATTTTTTAGAAGAAAATCAACAACTTATGGAAAAAGTTTTTGGAAATATGATTAATACATCGAACAATCCTGTCAAATCTATAATGGAAGATTCTATATTCAGATTAGAACATTCCTATAAATCGTCTGAAAATGATGATCTTGATTATGAAGAAGTAGAAGAAGATGCTACTAATAAAAATGAATCAAATACTTTTTCCTTACAGAAAAGAGAAATAGAATTTATTCAAAAAGCTCTAAAAAAAAATAATGGAAAAAGAAGAAAAACAGCTAGAGAATTAGGAATTTCAGAAAGAACATTATATAGGAAAATCAAACAATATGGTTTGTAA
- the secG gene encoding preprotein translocase subunit SecG — translation MYSTILIGFFIILTCLFLIGIILIQNPKKGLISQSFMEKNFRFFGIKRTNIFLEKITWILSIIILFLTLFFNLLLK, via the coding sequence ATGTATTCAACCATACTTATTGGATTTTTTATTATTCTAACATGTTTATTTCTTATTGGGATAATTTTAATCCAAAATCCTAAAAAAGGACTTATTTCTCAATCTTTTATGGAGAAAAATTTTAGATTTTTTGGAATAAAAAGAACTAATATTTTTTTGGAAAAAATAACTTGGATTTTATCTATTATCATCTTATTTCTAACTTTATTTTTCAATCTTTTATTAAAGTAG
- a CDS encoding co-chaperone GroES — MVEVKIKPLADRVLVQPDPAETKTASGIIIPDTAKEKPQKGTIIAVGNGKKDEPMILKEGDRVLYGKYSGTELKWEGEEYLIMRESDVIAII; from the coding sequence ATGGTGGAAGTAAAGATTAAACCTTTAGCAGATCGCGTTTTAGTACAACCTGATCCTGCTGAAACAAAAACAGCTTCAGGTATTATCATTCCTGATACCGCAAAGGAAAAACCACAAAAAGGCACTATAATAGCAGTTGGAAATGGAAAAAAAGATGAACCTATGATCCTAAAAGAAGGAGATAGAGTTTTATACGGAAAATATTCAGGAACTGAACTGAAATGGGAAGGTGAAGAATATCTTATTATGAGAGAGTCTGATGTTATAGCTATTATATGA
- the groL gene encoding chaperonin GroEL (60 kDa chaperone family; promotes refolding of misfolded polypeptides especially under stressful conditions; forms two stacked rings of heptamers to form a barrel-shaped 14mer; ends can be capped by GroES; misfolded proteins enter the barrel where they are refolded when GroES binds), which translates to MAKDIKFDIEARDKLKKGVDALANAVKVTLGPKGRNVVLQKSFGGPQVTKDGVTVAKEIELEDPIENLGAQMVKEVASKTNDVAGDGTTTATVLAQAIVREGLKNVAAGANPMDLKRGIDKALEVVILDLKKQSREVGGNTEKIKQVASISANNDEKTGALIADAFEKVGKEGVITVEEAKGTDTSVDVVEGMQFDRGYQSPYFVTNTEKMITEFDQPQILLSDKKIAAMKDLLPILEPVAQSGKPLLIISEEVEGEALATLVVNKIRGTLKVAAIKAPGFGDRRKAMLEDIAILTGGTVISEETGSKLEDVKLNMLGKAERVIIDKDNTTIVNGGGSKKDIRARVDQIKAQIETTTSDYDKEKLQERLAKLAGGVAVLYVGAASEVEMKEKKDRVDDALNATRAAVEEGIVAGGGVALVRAIKSLDHIFGENPDQDTGIQIVRRSLEEPLRQIVANAGGEGSVVVAKVSEGKGDFGYDAKIGEYKNMIAEGIIDPTKVARVALENAASVSGMLLTTECVVTEIKKEETNAPPMPGAGGGGMGGMM; encoded by the coding sequence ATGGCAAAAGATATTAAATTTGATATTGAAGCAAGAGACAAGTTAAAAAAAGGGGTAGATGCATTGGCTAATGCTGTTAAAGTAACTTTAGGACCAAAAGGACGTAATGTAGTATTACAAAAATCTTTTGGAGGTCCTCAAGTAACCAAAGATGGAGTTACTGTTGCTAAGGAAATAGAATTAGAGGATCCTATAGAAAATCTAGGAGCACAAATGGTTAAAGAAGTAGCATCTAAAACAAATGATGTTGCAGGAGATGGAACAACAACTGCTACTGTGTTGGCCCAAGCTATTGTGAGAGAAGGATTAAAAAATGTGGCTGCTGGAGCTAACCCTATGGATTTAAAAAGAGGAATAGATAAAGCTTTGGAAGTCGTTATTTTAGATTTAAAAAAACAATCTAGAGAAGTTGGAGGAAATACAGAAAAAATTAAACAAGTAGCTTCTATATCTGCCAATAATGATGAGAAGACTGGTGCATTAATAGCAGATGCTTTTGAAAAAGTAGGAAAAGAAGGAGTTATTACTGTAGAAGAAGCTAAAGGGACAGATACATCTGTAGATGTGGTTGAAGGTATGCAATTCGATAGAGGATATCAATCTCCTTATTTTGTTACAAATACCGAGAAAATGATCACAGAATTTGATCAACCACAGATTCTTTTGTCTGATAAAAAAATAGCTGCGATGAAAGATTTGCTACCTATATTAGAGCCTGTAGCACAATCCGGAAAACCTTTATTAATTATTTCAGAAGAAGTGGAAGGAGAAGCCCTAGCAACATTGGTTGTTAATAAAATACGTGGAACATTGAAAGTTGCGGCAATCAAAGCACCTGGTTTTGGTGATAGAAGAAAAGCGATGTTAGAAGATATTGCTATTCTTACAGGAGGAACCGTAATTTCAGAAGAAACGGGTAGTAAACTAGAAGATGTCAAACTTAACATGCTAGGAAAGGCAGAAAGAGTTATTATTGACAAAGACAATACAACTATTGTTAATGGTGGTGGAAGTAAAAAAGATATAAGAGCACGTGTTGATCAAATCAAAGCTCAAATAGAAACTACTACATCAGATTATGATAAGGAAAAATTGCAAGAACGTCTTGCTAAATTGGCAGGAGGTGTTGCAGTTCTTTATGTAGGTGCAGCATCTGAAGTGGAGATGAAAGAGAAAAAGGATCGTGTAGATGATGCATTGAATGCCACTCGTGCAGCTGTTGAAGAGGGAATTGTAGCAGGAGGAGGTGTTGCACTAGTTCGTGCCATAAAATCATTAGATCATATTTTTGGAGAAAATCCAGATCAAGATACTGGTATACAAATAGTTAGAAGATCTTTAGAAGAACCTTTACGTCAAATAGTAGCTAATGCAGGTGGAGAAGGATCTGTTGTAGTAGCTAAAGTTTCTGAAGGAAAAGGAGATTTTGGTTATGATGCAAAAATTGGAGAGTATAAAAATATGATAGCAGAAGGAATTATTGATCCTACTAAAGTAGCTAGAGTAGCATTGGAAAATGCAGCTTCAGTATCTGGAATGTTATTAACTACTGAATGTGTTGTTACAGAAATCAAAAAAGAAGAAACAAATGCTCCTCCAATGCCTGGAGCTGGAGGTGGAGGAATGGGTGGAATGATGTAG
- a CDS encoding KdsC family phosphatase — protein sequence MNNINTFIFDVDGVLTNCTLNLFPDGNMVRQMSAKDGYAMQLAKKKGYNLCIITRGSDLMVFRRLRGLNIRHIYQGVDNKKKYLDEYCHILNIPKNSILYMGDDIPDIEIMKSVALPCSPIDAVQEVKEISKYISPKKGGKGCVRDVIEQTLKIQKNWF from the coding sequence ATGAATAATATTAATACTTTTATATTTGATGTTGATGGGGTATTAACAAATTGTACTTTAAATCTATTTCCTGATGGAAATATGGTCCGTCAAATGTCCGCTAAAGATGGATATGCTATGCAACTAGCGAAAAAGAAAGGATATAATTTATGTATTATAACAAGAGGGTCAGACTTAATGGTTTTTAGACGCTTAAGAGGTTTAAATATTCGTCATATTTACCAAGGGGTTGATAATAAAAAGAAATATTTAGATGAATATTGTCACATTTTGAATATTCCCAAAAATAGTATCTTATATATGGGAGATGATATTCCAGATATAGAAATCATGAAATCTGTTGCATTGCCATGTTCTCCAATAGATGCTGTTCAAGAAGTTAAAGAGATATCTAAATATATTTCGCCAAAAAAAGGCGGAAAAGGATGTGTAAGAGATGTAATTGAACAAACTTTAAAAATACAAAAAAACTGGTTTTAA
- a CDS encoding DUF3276 family protein gives MDEKENIKERNEICSRTLKTGSRTYFFDARETRAGDYYLTITESKKNFSETGEVTYKKHKIYLYKEDFSKFQSILDDMIRFIINEKGREVISERHQKDFKNHAFNQEIKDAQKKTSEAKKFTNIDFEDI, from the coding sequence ATGGACGAAAAAGAAAATATTAAAGAAAGAAATGAAATTTGTTCACGTACTCTAAAGACTGGTAGTCGTACGTACTTTTTTGATGCAAGAGAAACTAGAGCAGGAGATTATTATTTAACTATAACTGAGAGTAAGAAAAATTTTTCTGAAACTGGTGAAGTCACTTACAAAAAACATAAAATTTATTTGTATAAAGAAGATTTTTCTAAGTTTCAGAGTATATTGGATGATATGATTCGATTTATCATTAATGAAAAAGGGAGAGAAGTGATCTCGGAACGTCATCAAAAAGATTTCAAAAATCATGCTTTTAATCAAGAAATTAAAGATGCACAAAAAAAAACATCAGAAGCGAAAAAATTCACGAATATTGATTTTGAAGATATATAA
- a CDS encoding ABC transporter ATP-binding protein: MGFILILISNVLTLLPIPYIGKSVNTIKNLFISFSKHDTKTYSNLEVEICIYTGIILIIPIIGGFVKYHMRQCIITTSRMIEFDIKNEIFSHYQKLNLSFYKKNSTGDLMNRLTEDVSFIRQYIGPGVMYFINLVVLFLMVFIQMFRIDRTLTFYVILPIPILFISIYYISIYITKKSEEVQNYQSLICSFMQETFSGIQVIKSFVSEKFFQEKHKKIILEYRNRNIELAKIDTILSSVIIFLIGTSHLLILFFGGKKYFNGEIREIGTIAEFFTYINVLIFPFIILGWVVSIVERAKVSQLRINEFLKETPEIFNDNNLIKTKILGKVQFKNVSFIYYNRKDQATKTISKVSFTIPKGKTLILTGETGSGKTTIGKLISRLYDPYKGEILIDNLSLKNHDLYNFRSKIGYVPQESFLFSDSIYNNIALGCIEKVEPNKVYDAAKKAMIEDDILNFKDGYDTVIGERGMTLSGGQKQRICIARAIIRNPSILIFDDSFSAIDQKTRKSIIRYIKEDMRNSTIIIITHDISYISDFDLIIVLKNGKISKIGNPSIFF; the protein is encoded by the coding sequence ATGGGGTTCATATTGATTTTAATATCCAATGTTTTAACTTTGTTACCCATTCCATATATAGGAAAATCTGTTAATACCATTAAAAATCTTTTCATAAGTTTTTCAAAACATGATACAAAAACTTATTCAAATTTAGAAGTAGAAATCTGTATATATACAGGTATTATATTGATAATCCCAATTATAGGTGGATTTGTAAAATATCATATGAGACAATGTATTATTACTACATCTAGGATGATTGAATTTGATATAAAAAATGAAATTTTTTCACATTATCAAAAGTTAAATTTATCTTTTTATAAAAAAAATTCAACAGGGGACTTAATGAATCGTCTTACGGAAGACGTTTCTTTTATACGACAGTATATAGGTCCAGGAGTGATGTATTTTATTAATCTTGTAGTTTTATTTTTAATGGTTTTCATACAAATGTTTCGTATAGATAGAACATTAACTTTTTATGTAATTTTACCTATACCTATCCTTTTTATTTCCATTTATTATATTAGCATTTACATAACCAAGAAAAGTGAAGAAGTACAAAATTATCAATCTCTTATTTGTTCTTTTATGCAAGAAACTTTTTCTGGTATTCAAGTAATTAAATCATTTGTATCTGAAAAGTTTTTTCAAGAAAAACATAAAAAAATTATATTGGAATATCGAAATAGAAATATAGAATTAGCTAAAATTGATACCATTCTATCTTCTGTTATTATTTTTCTTATTGGAACAAGTCATTTATTAATCCTTTTTTTTGGAGGTAAAAAATATTTTAACGGAGAAATAAGAGAAATAGGAACTATTGCAGAATTTTTTACATATATAAATGTTTTGATTTTTCCTTTTATTATTTTAGGATGGGTAGTTTCTATTGTAGAAAGAGCAAAAGTATCACAATTACGTATTAATGAATTCTTAAAAGAAACGCCTGAAATATTTAATGATAATAATTTAATAAAAACCAAAATACTTGGAAAAGTTCAATTTAAAAATGTTAGCTTTATTTATTATAATAGAAAAGATCAAGCTACGAAAACTATAAGTAAAGTATCTTTTACTATTCCAAAAGGAAAAACTTTAATATTGACTGGAGAAACAGGATCTGGGAAAACAACTATAGGAAAATTGATTTCCCGTTTATATGATCCTTATAAAGGAGAAATTCTTATCGATAATTTATCTTTGAAAAATCATGATCTTTATAATTTTCGAAGTAAAATAGGTTACGTTCCTCAAGAATCTTTTTTATTTTCGGATTCTATTTATAATAATATTGCTTTAGGATGCATAGAAAAAGTAGAACCTAATAAAGTTTATGATGCAGCCAAAAAGGCTATGATAGAAGATGATATTCTTAATTTTAAAGATGGATATGATACTGTTATAGGAGAAAGAGGAATGACTTTATCTGGAGGTCAAAAGCAAAGAATATGTATAGCTAGAGCTATTATAAGGAATCCAAGTATTCTTATATTTGATGATAGTTTTTCTGCTATAGATCAAAAAACTAGAAAATCAATCATTCGTTATATAAAAGAGGATATGAGAAATAGCACTATTATCATTATTACGCATGATATATCTTATATATCTGATTTTGATCTTATTATTGTTTTAAAAAATGGAAAAATATCTAAAATAGGAAATCCTAGTATCTTTTTTTAG